A genomic stretch from Leptotrichia sp. HSP-536 includes:
- the yaaA gene encoding S4 domain-containing protein YaaA, whose amino-acid sequence MEKEIEEVVINTEFIKLDQFLKWANFTGSGVEAKIFIQNGEVKVNNAVETRRGKKIYDGDVVEFAGEKVVVRTKH is encoded by the coding sequence ATGGAAAAAGAAATTGAAGAAGTAGTGATAAACACTGAGTTTATAAAATTAGATCAGTTTTTAAAATGGGCAAATTTTACAGGTTCTGGAGTGGAAGCGAAAATATTTATTCAAAATGGTGAAGTAAAAGTAAACAACGCTGTGGAAACTAGACGTGGGAAAAAAATTTATGATGGGGATGTTGTGGAGTTTGCTGGAGAGAAAGTTGTTGTAAGAACAAAACACTAA
- a CDS encoding adenine-specific methyltransferase EcoRI family protein, translating to MRKNENDFLRKAKKNKNDEFYTRLGDIERELQYYEKHFKNKIVFCNCDDPVTSNFFNKRARSLRLLKAGDELLFFVKKIEKRIYL from the coding sequence ATGAGAAAGAATGAAAATGATTTTCTAAGAAAGGCAAAGAAAAATAAAAATGATGAATTTTATACACGATTAGGAGATATAGAAAGAGAACTGCAATATTACGAAAAACACTTTAAAAATAAAATAGTTTTTTGTAATTGCGACGATCCTGTAACAAGTAATTTTTTTAACAAAAGAGCAAGAAGCCTCCGGCTTCTAAAAGCGGGAGATGAATTGCTTTTTTTTGTAAAAAAAATTGAAAAAAGGATATATTTATGA
- the tnpA gene encoding IS200/IS605 family transposase: MSYNSNYHSVFDINYHMIFCIKYRREVINDEISNRLKEIFEKICPKYNIVLKEWEHDADHIHMLINAMPNTELSKFVNTYKSASSRLIKKEFPEIRRRLWKEYFWSRSYLVVSVGGALSEIIKKYIQNQKEV; the protein is encoded by the coding sequence ATGTCATATAATAGTAATTATCATTCAGTATTTGATATAAATTATCATATGATTTTTTGTATAAAATATCGAAGAGAAGTCATTAATGATGAAATTTCTAATAGATTGAAAGAGATTTTTGAAAAAATATGTCCGAAGTATAACATTGTTCTTAAAGAATGGGAACATGATGCTGATCATATTCATATGTTGATTAATGCTATGCCTAATACTGAACTTTCTAAGTTTGTAAATACTTACAAAAGTGCTTCCAGCAGACTGATAAAAAAAGAATTTCCTGAAATAAGGAGAAGATTGTGGAAAGAATATTTTTGGAGTAGAAGTTACTTAGTTGTAAGTGTTGGAGGTGCACTGTCAGAGATAATTAAAAAATATATTCAAAATCAAAAGGAGGTGTAA
- a CDS encoding EcoRI family type II restriction endonuclease has protein sequence MAKNNQDLMVPGNAIERSHKNIFEIANFMLSELHFPYVIFLEGSNFLTENISIERPDGRIVVLNYDSGALNRLDRLSSANYGMPFNTNLCVNKFIKHKDRTIMLQAASIYTTGNGSRWKPEEIFDIMLEISETSLQMLGRDIFKQITKK, from the coding sequence ATGGCAAAAAATAATCAAGATCTTATGGTCCCTGGAAATGCAATAGAAAGATCTCATAAAAATATTTTTGAAATTGCTAATTTTATGTTATCAGAATTGCATTTTCCTTATGTTATATTTTTAGAAGGTTCTAATTTTTTGACAGAAAATATTTCAATTGAAAGACCTGATGGACGAATAGTTGTATTAAATTATGATTCAGGAGCATTAAATAGATTAGACAGATTATCTTCTGCAAATTATGGAATGCCGTTTAATACCAATTTATGTGTAAATAAATTTATAAAACACAAGGATAGAACCATAATGCTTCAAGCAGCTTCTATATATACAACAGGTAATGGAAGTAGATGGAAACCCGAGGAAATTTTTGATATTATGTTGGAAATTTCAGAAACATCGCTTCAAATGTTAGGAAGAGATATTTTTAAACAGATTACTAAAAAATAA
- a CDS encoding spherulation-specific family 4 protein, producing MKKTFLIIGMLLGINGFSDKNVNKNNVKIKQSVIATTYTYPDGKNSFWSDVLTLGKDKVPYVLINPNNGAGKKIEVNYADQIKKNKEAGIKNIAYIPTTYQRRNINDVKAEVDRYFEFYGTDNINGFFFDEISSNTSQQIKYMKEVFEYVKNKSQSNLVIANPGAAISDGISPYADIFVTSEVSANTYINKFEKPKFSFENNQSNAKHIWHIVHSAAPKEYAEIIRLSRERNAGWLMITDDIMPNPYDRKPSKFIEMVNMINN from the coding sequence ATGAAGAAAACATTTTTGATAATTGGGATGCTCTTGGGAATTAATGGATTTTCAGATAAAAATGTTAATAAAAATAATGTGAAAATAAAGCAGTCTGTGATTGCTACGACGTACACTTATCCAGATGGAAAAAATTCGTTTTGGAGTGATGTTTTGACACTTGGGAAAGATAAAGTTCCTTATGTTTTGATAAATCCAAATAATGGAGCTGGAAAAAAGATTGAAGTGAATTATGCGGATCAGATTAAGAAAAATAAAGAAGCTGGAATTAAGAATATTGCCTATATTCCGACAACTTATCAGAGAAGAAATATTAATGACGTGAAAGCGGAAGTTGACAGATACTTTGAATTTTATGGGACAGATAACATAAATGGATTTTTCTTTGATGAAATATCGTCAAATACTTCTCAGCAAATAAAATATATGAAGGAAGTTTTTGAGTATGTGAAAAATAAATCCCAAAGTAATCTTGTAATTGCCAATCCTGGAGCAGCAATTTCAGACGGAATTTCACCGTATGCAGATATTTTTGTGACAAGCGAGGTAAGTGCAAATACATATATTAATAAATTCGAAAAACCAAAATTTAGTTTTGAAAATAACCAGTCAAATGCAAAACATATCTGGCATATTGTGCATAGTGCTGCTCCAAAGGAGTATGCTGAGATCATAAGGCTGTCAAGAGAGAGAAATGCTGGGTGGCTGATGATAACGGACGATATTATG
- a CDS encoding DciA family protein produces MEGIKDLKNLALEAIEKRSSLLKNEKYILWKIKKNWTQIVNGPIGEKTYPKSLFNGNLAVVINDGIIYHTTIMYAENIKDKINTFLNGKFLESIEFVKVNYKIKRDLLDELIENEEKEDDSGWRNSERNIRESRINIESENKITEKVKDIVLSTEEIKEIHENIDKIDKKYEDIARRLEKIAIKLKKREKYLKNNGYIECENCKVLFLQESKEKMCFECRMEEENRKFQNMSNLIRNNPYISEKQAVRMTNTDKSTYYKARDILAQQTYNDMLYYCLEKNKEISLNEDYEFEIRSESREDVEKFIKNYVDYKIGSDNEDVFKIERKWALRRLRKDMRFRLENSRRY; encoded by the coding sequence ATGGAAGGAATTAAGGATTTAAAAAATTTGGCATTAGAAGCGATTGAGAAAAGAAGCTCACTTTTAAAGAATGAAAAATATATTTTGTGGAAAATCAAGAAAAACTGGACACAGATTGTGAACGGTCCTATTGGCGAAAAAACTTATCCAAAGAGCTTGTTTAATGGAAATCTGGCTGTAGTGATTAATGATGGGATTATTTATCATACGACGATAATGTATGCGGAAAATATAAAGGATAAAATAAATACCTTTTTGAATGGGAAATTTTTGGAAAGCATTGAATTTGTAAAGGTAAATTACAAAATAAAACGCGATTTGCTGGATGAGCTTATTGAAAATGAGGAAAAAGAGGACGATTCGGGCTGGAGAAATTCCGAGAGGAATATTAGGGAAAGCAGGATAAATATAGAATCTGAAAATAAAATTACAGAAAAAGTGAAGGATATTGTGCTTTCTACGGAAGAAATTAAAGAAATTCACGAGAATATTGATAAAATTGATAAAAAGTATGAAGATATTGCCAGAAGGCTGGAAAAAATTGCAATAAAGCTGAAAAAGAGGGAAAAATATCTGAAAAATAACGGATATATTGAATGTGAAAATTGTAAAGTTTTATTTTTACAGGAAAGTAAAGAGAAAATGTGCTTTGAATGCAGAATGGAAGAGGAAAATCGAAAATTTCAAAATATGTCAAATTTAATAAGAAATAATCCATATATATCTGAAAAACAGGCGGTAAGAATGACAAATACTGATAAATCCACATATTACAAGGCACGAGATATTTTGGCACAGCAGACTTATAACGACATGCTTTATTATTGCCTTGAAAAAAACAAGGAAATTTCGTTAAATGAAGATTATGAATTTGAAATTCGGAGTGAATCAAGGGAAGATGTGGAAAAATTTATAAAAAATTATGTGGATTATAAAATTGGGAGCGATAATGAGGACGTTTTTAAGATTGAGAGAAAGTGGGCTTTGAGAAGGCTGCGGAAGGATATGAGATTTAGGTTGGAAAATAGTAGGAGATATTAG
- the recF gene encoding DNA replication/repair protein RecF (All proteins in this family for which functions are known are DNA-binding proteins that assist the filamentation of RecA onto DNA for the initiation of recombination or recombinational repair.) — MYLDQISFNNFRCLVDGKLKFDRYFNLIYGKNGQGKTSLIEAVYFLATGKSFRTKKVKEIRKYNLNRLIVFGKYRHKDLSENIIAIDVNEDKKDFYINRGKNKYINYVGLLNSISFIPEDIELIIGNPSVRRNFFNYEISQAKKEYLQAIVNFEKILKVRNKLIKEKKTGEEIYKIYNEKFIEEGLNIVLNRREFIKKLSILLNLNYRKLFDENSELKLKYDCFLGDVEKKTREKLKEKFEVLCKRKSEREKFLGYSLLGPQKDDFIFELNGKNAKAYSSQGEKKSIIFSLKISEIDILIKEKKEYPIFIMDDIASYFDEVRKKSILSYFVNKKIQCFITSTEDLGIEGKKFIVEKGKIINE; from the coding sequence ATGTATTTGGATCAGATTAGTTTTAATAACTTTCGCTGCCTTGTGGATGGGAAGTTGAAGTTTGACAGGTATTTTAATTTAATATACGGAAAGAATGGACAGGGGAAGACATCGCTTATCGAGGCTGTCTATTTTTTAGCTACGGGGAAAAGTTTTAGGACTAAGAAGGTGAAGGAGATACGCAAGTATAACTTGAACAGGCTGATTGTATTTGGAAAGTATAGACATAAGGATTTGTCGGAAAATATTATTGCTATTGATGTGAATGAGGATAAGAAGGATTTTTATATTAACAGGGGAAAAAATAAATATATAAATTATGTGGGGCTACTCAATAGTATTTCGTTTATTCCTGAGGATATTGAGCTGATTATTGGGAATCCCAGCGTTAGAAGAAATTTTTTTAATTATGAGATTTCACAGGCGAAAAAGGAGTATTTGCAGGCGATTGTGAATTTTGAGAAAATATTGAAGGTGCGAAACAAACTTATAAAGGAAAAAAAGACTGGCGAGGAAATTTATAAGATCTACAATGAAAAATTTATTGAGGAAGGGCTGAATATCGTTTTAAACAGGCGTGAATTTATAAAAAAGCTGTCAATTCTTCTAAATTTGAATTATCGTAAATTATTTGATGAAAATTCGGAGCTGAAATTGAAATATGACTGTTTTCTTGGGGATGTGGAAAAGAAAACTAGAGAAAAACTAAAGGAAAAATTTGAAGTGCTATGCAAAAGGAAAAGCGAGAGAGAAAAGTTTCTTGGATACAGCCTGCTCGGTCCCCAAAAAGATGATTTTATCTTTGAGCTGAATGGAAAAAATGCAAAGGCATATTCTTCGCAAGGGGAGAAAAAATCTATAATATTTTCGCTAAAAATTTCAGAAATTGATATTTTAATAAAGGAAAAAAAGGAGTATCCGATATTTATAATGGACGACATCGCTTCGTATTTTGATGAAGTCAGAAAAAAAAGTATTTTAAGTTATTTTGTAAATAAAAAAATCCAATGTTTTATAACTTCGACAGAGGATTTAGGCATAGAAGGGAAAAAATTTATTGTAGAAAAGGGGAAAATAATTAATGAATAA